A region from the Pseudonocardia petroleophila genome encodes:
- a CDS encoding alpha-hydroxy-acid oxidizing protein, with protein MTAPFSSYAAEIYLRGLGDEVPRHPTDPAQLEAAARSVLTDGPFGYVAGGAGQGTTMRANRAAFDRHGFVPRMLRETTTRDWSTTVLDTATPAPLLTAPVGVMSILHADGELAVARAAASLGVPMVLSTASSYTTEEVAEAGGDGPRWFQLYWPTEDAVTVSLLHRARAAGYTALVVTLDTWTLGWRPMDLDGAYLPFLRGVGTAIPFSDPAFRAGLAKAPEDDLMAAVGRWVPMFTGTALRWDRLDLLREHWDGPIVLKGVQHVDDALHALDAGMDGIIVSNHGGRQVDRAIGSLDALPGIVGAVGGRAPVLFDSGVRTGADAAIALALGADAVLLGRPMAYGLAIGGEEGVRHVLRSVLAELDLTLALAGFADLASLRAAPDALGVLPAR; from the coding sequence ATGACCGCCCCCTTCTCCTCCTACGCCGCCGAGATCTACCTGCGCGGGCTGGGCGACGAGGTGCCCCGCCACCCGACCGACCCGGCGCAGCTCGAGGCCGCGGCCCGGTCCGTCCTGACCGACGGGCCCTTCGGCTACGTCGCGGGCGGCGCGGGGCAGGGCACGACGATGCGCGCGAACCGGGCCGCGTTCGACCGCCACGGGTTCGTGCCGCGGATGCTGCGCGAGACCACGACCCGCGACTGGTCCACCACCGTGCTCGACACGGCGACGCCGGCCCCGCTGCTCACCGCCCCGGTCGGCGTCATGTCGATCCTGCACGCCGACGGCGAGCTCGCGGTGGCCCGCGCGGCGGCGTCGCTGGGGGTGCCGATGGTGCTCTCGACCGCCTCGTCGTACACGACGGAGGAGGTGGCGGAGGCCGGCGGCGACGGCCCGCGCTGGTTCCAGCTGTACTGGCCCACCGAGGACGCCGTCACGGTCAGCCTGCTGCACCGCGCCCGCGCGGCCGGGTACACCGCGCTCGTCGTCACGCTCGACACGTGGACGCTGGGCTGGCGCCCGATGGACCTCGACGGCGCCTACCTGCCGTTCCTGCGCGGCGTGGGCACGGCGATCCCCTTCTCCGACCCGGCGTTCCGGGCGGGGCTGGCGAAGGCCCCCGAGGACGACCTGATGGCCGCGGTCGGGCGGTGGGTGCCGATGTTCACCGGCACCGCGCTGCGCTGGGACCGGCTCGACCTGCTGCGCGAGCACTGGGACGGCCCGATCGTGCTCAAGGGCGTGCAGCACGTCGACGACGCCCTGCACGCGCTCGACGCCGGGATGGACGGGATCATCGTGTCCAACCACGGCGGGCGGCAGGTGGACCGCGCGATCGGGTCGCTCGACGCGCTGCCCGGCATCGTCGGTGCCGTGGGCGGGCGGGCGCCCGTGCTGTTCGACTCCGGCGTCCGCACCGGAGCCGACGCCGCGATCGCCCTCGCGCTGGGGGCCGACGCCGTGCTGCTCGGCCGCCCGATGGCCTACGGGCTCGCGATCGGCGGCGAGGAGGGCGTGCGGCACGTCCTGCGCAGCGTGCTGGCCGAGCTCGACCTCACCCTCGCCCTCGCGGGCTTCGCCGACCTGGCGTCGCTGCGGGCCGCCCCGGACGCGCTGGGAGTCCTCCCGGCGCGGTGA
- a CDS encoding serine/threonine-protein kinase: MDGVTALVAALISGLRAVLNTDVVVGGWAWAITVLGVLVGLLPAVGAFLLALWRKGIGSRYGGGAALGFVVLGVGSAGLLPWLAFTATGQVVRSAAAGEQVTGLRSSDVAALAEPIPVPFADLVFASQGDYLGGTSVRQAFDPANPAALGLAIGVLAVLPLLVAVFVWVQARLALRRGPTWPVHLFWIPALAVPFLTAATPAGSSGHLWIGAVGGAFVGIFLVLLAGRPSREAVRRSLEPARSRRREAPAREPDPVSRGPVRSAPIRSRPVPPTRPEDVASARSAAAGRQFTRPPEPLVSVPRSGAGPTPTLVAPGPLFGAAAAAGARSGEPRFRMIRRLGAGGFGKVWLAHDARLGHEVALKAAHTPDAETEERIRREATALGSVRHPNCVRIFDLVDARSDPGLAELEGLVLVMEHVVGTPLGELVRSRGLLDDIAAARAWASVAGALDAAHARGVMHRDVKPGNVIVDAAGYAHLIDFGIARRTGDATLTVAGFVLGTPDFLAPEVAGGQRATPQSDSWQLAATISYALSGHPPRGTHADAVSGLRAAAAGAPLSQLPTRSAHTALLHAAMHNDPAQRPPLSAARDALETWLRSVDAAPDGPVTQVTRR; this comes from the coding sequence GTGGACGGGGTCACCGCGCTGGTCGCCGCCCTCATCTCCGGCCTGAGGGCCGTGCTGAACACCGACGTGGTCGTCGGCGGCTGGGCCTGGGCGATCACGGTGCTGGGGGTGCTGGTCGGGCTGCTGCCCGCGGTCGGGGCCTTCCTGCTGGCGCTGTGGCGCAAGGGGATCGGGTCGCGCTACGGCGGCGGGGCCGCGCTCGGGTTCGTCGTGCTCGGCGTCGGGTCCGCCGGGCTGCTGCCCTGGCTGGCGTTCACCGCCACGGGGCAGGTCGTGCGGTCGGCCGCCGCGGGGGAGCAGGTCACCGGCCTCCGCTCGTCCGACGTCGCCGCACTCGCCGAGCCGATCCCGGTCCCGTTCGCCGACCTCGTCTTCGCCTCGCAGGGCGACTACCTGGGCGGCACGTCGGTCCGCCAGGCGTTCGACCCGGCGAACCCCGCCGCGCTCGGGCTCGCGATCGGGGTGCTCGCCGTCCTGCCGCTGCTCGTCGCGGTGTTCGTGTGGGTCCAGGCCCGCCTCGCGCTGCGCCGCGGCCCCACCTGGCCGGTGCACCTGTTCTGGATCCCCGCACTCGCGGTGCCGTTCCTCACGGCGGCGACGCCCGCGGGGTCGTCGGGGCACCTGTGGATCGGCGCCGTCGGCGGGGCGTTCGTGGGGATCTTCCTCGTGCTGCTGGCCGGGCGCCCGTCCCGGGAGGCGGTCCGCCGCTCGCTGGAGCCCGCGCGGTCGCGGCGCCGGGAGGCCCCGGCGCGCGAACCCGACCCGGTGTCGCGGGGGCCGGTCCGCAGCGCGCCGATCCGCAGCCGCCCGGTGCCCCCGACCCGGCCCGAGGACGTCGCGTCCGCGCGGTCGGCGGCGGCCGGGCGGCAGTTCACGCGCCCGCCGGAGCCCCTGGTGTCGGTGCCGCGCTCCGGGGCGGGCCCGACACCGACCCTCGTCGCGCCCGGGCCGCTGTTCGGGGCCGCGGCCGCAGCGGGCGCGCGCTCCGGCGAGCCGCGGTTCCGGATGATCCGGCGCCTCGGCGCCGGCGGTTTCGGCAAGGTCTGGCTCGCCCACGACGCGCGGCTCGGCCACGAGGTCGCGCTCAAGGCCGCGCACACCCCCGACGCCGAGACCGAGGAGCGCATCCGGCGCGAGGCCACGGCGCTGGGCTCGGTGCGCCACCCCAACTGCGTCCGCATCTTCGACCTCGTCGACGCCCGCAGCGACCCCGGACTCGCCGAGCTCGAGGGCCTGGTCCTGGTGATGGAGCACGTCGTGGGCACCCCGCTCGGCGAGCTCGTGCGCTCCCGCGGGCTGCTCGACGACATCGCGGCCGCCCGGGCGTGGGCGTCGGTCGCCGGGGCGCTGGACGCCGCGCACGCCCGCGGGGTGATGCACCGGGACGTGAAGCCGGGCAACGTGATCGTCGACGCCGCGGGGTACGCGCACCTGATCGACTTCGGGATCGCCCGCCGCACCGGCGACGCCACGCTGACCGTCGCCGGGTTCGTGCTCGGCACCCCGGACTTCCTCGCCCCCGAGGTCGCGGGCGGGCAGCGGGCCACCCCGCAGTCCGACTCGTGGCAGCTCGCCGCCACCATCTCCTACGCCCTGTCCGGGCATCCGCCCCGCGGCACGCACGCCGACGCCGTCTCCGGGCTGCGGGCGGCCGCCGCGGGCGCCCCGCTCTCCCAGCTCCCGACGCGCAGCGCCCACACCGCGCTGCTGCACGCCGCGATGCACAACGACCCGGCCCAGCGGCCCCCGCTGTCCGCCGCGCGCGACGCGTTGGAGACCTGGCTGCGCAGCGTCGACGCGGCCCCGGACGGGCCGGTCACCCAGGTGACGCGGCGCTGA